The Plasmodium knowlesi strain H genome assembly, chromosome: 4 genome window below encodes:
- a CDS encoding SF-assemblin, putative — MRQRSGSSCASDGQGAYSLHSQRTMADTHFFAESNVLDDPRETTNSYKEIKYDLLRIERNINIEVRKRIEANKNIQHLIEHTANDMINNVLNKITTKIESISFDLDKIIKKCDELEKVVGQIKVTLPTKIQTDMMSLKREVSDFFIIINKYANNRKKRNNVLFTKMENMNAYVTNKIQSEVSFTDEDFLFFRRESAKLLVSDSDDEQSFKDAFLQEVEEIRDALALTVKAREQSDDDIIQAMNKYTSVLQKALQSVITNSH; from the exons ATGCGCCAGCGCAGCGGGAGCTCGTGCGCATCCGATGGACAGGGTGCGTACAGCCTGCACTCCCAGAGAACAATGGCAGACACGCACTTCTTCGCAGAATCGAATGTTTTAGACGACCCCAGGGAGACCACGAACTCGtacaaagaaataaaatacgaTTTGCTCCGCATAGAAAGGAACATCAACATAGAGGTACGCAAAAGGATCGAAGCAAACAAAAACATCCAACACCTAATTGAGCACACAGCGAATGACATGATCAACAATGTACTTAACAAAATCACAACCAAAATAGAAAGCATATCATTTGACCTAgacaaaattataaaaaaatgtgatgagTTGGAAAAAGTTGTAGGACAGATTAAGGTAACATTACCTACTAAAATACAAACGGATATGATGAGCTTGAAGAGGGAAGTGtctgatttttttatcataattAACAAGTATGCTAACaataggaagaagagaaataatGTGCTCTTTACGAAgatggaaaatatgaatgccTATGTgacaaataaaatacaaaGCGAAGTTTCCTTTACGGATgaagattttcttttttttcgaagagAGAGTGCCAAGTTGCTTGTTTCTGATTCGGATGATGAACAGAGTTTTAAAGATGCCTTTCTGCAGGAGGTGGAGGAGATTCGGGATGCCCTTGCGCTCACCGTCAAGGCCCGTGAGCAGTCCGACGACGACATCATCCAG GCTATGAATAAATACACAAGTGTCCTACAGAAGGCTCTGCAATCCGTCATCACAAACAGTCACTAA